The following DNA comes from Cytophagales bacterium.
GGAACCTTTTCTAGGAAAAAAAGAACGGTTGTTATTGATCAAAACCGTGCAACGCCTAAGCATGCAGGCCTATGGTGAGATCGCCAAAACTTTACCGAATTTCAAAGGTCCAGTACTGATCTTGTACGGAGAAAAAGACAAAATCCTGCCCGATGTAGCCAAAACCATGACTCGAGCCAAAAAAGACCTACCCCAGGCGATTGTAAAGTCTTATCCCAATGCCGGGCACTTTTTACAGGAAGATGTATCTGAAGAATTGAGTGTAGAAATCAAAGCCTTCCTCAACGCATAGTACATCCTCTCATTTTCTATTTAGGTATAAGGTAACCGTCCGACTCAAAGGCAAATGCTTTGTTACTATATTCTCCGACCATGATCGCCTGTACCAGGGGTTTCACTTCCGGCGAACGAGCATGAATGTCGACCACAAAGTGGGCGCCGGAACCTCCAGTATCATCGTCCCTATCAATCACATAATTGACCGTTGCCATGGGTGATATCGCAATTTGCTGATCTACGAAAGATTTAACCAGTTGTCCATCGGTATTGTAATAATCAATCTTAGAGATGAACAGCGTATCCGTAAAACTGGTATTCCTTAGGCTCAACGTGGCCGCCAAAAGCTCCTTTGGGATATTATCCCCCACATAAATGTCTGAGTAAATAGGAACATAGTAGGTTCCATCAAATTCTACTTCCGATTGCTGAATGGGGGTATCTATTTTTCTGGCCGATAGTTCATCCTGCCCCTTCTCATTAAGATTGGGATTGTTCGTTTGACATGATACCAGGCTCATGATTAAAACAGTGCCAAGAATGGAAATAAAACGCATGTTTTTGAATGAATGGTTAATTCATCATTAAACCGCAAAGACCTTGCTATAGGCGACCAAAATGAAGAAAATAAGAATCATATTTTCTTATCATGATCATAACTTTTTCGAATAAGAATCACATTACCATGCTTCAGTAAAGAAATGAAGAAACCGAATTTCCTATTTTACTGTTAATTCCAATATCCTTGATGAAACATCATCTATTTCACATTTGGACATCAAATCCCACGCCTCAGGTACCTCCTTTCAAGGGGGATTAGTAATCCAAAAATTTTAAGAAGGTAGTCATTCTCGTCAAGTAGCATTGAAATAAGATAGATCAATAGTTCAACCATACCTACCATGTCATTACAAACCACATTCGCTTTCCTCAACGAAATCAAAGACAACAACAACCGTGAATGGTTCAACGCCAACAAGTCCACGTTTCAGGAGGCTCAAACTGAAGTCAAGACATATGTAAAGCAACTGGAGGAGGCCATGCTAACCCATGACACACTGGAAACGGCGAAGACTAAAATTTTCAGGATCTATAAGGACGTTCGTTTTTCAAAAGACAAAACACCTTACAAAACCAGCTGGAACATCAGTTTCAAGCGATTGGGAGCAGACCTCAGAGGTGGATACTATTTGCAATTGAAGCCAGGTAACAACTACATCGCAGGTGGGTTTTTCGGACCTAATCCGCAAGACTTGCTGCACATCCGTAAACACATCAGCCAGGATGCTGAATTTCTGCGAGAAGCAATTGCAGCTACCTCAAAAAACCTGGGCAACATGGAAGGCGACCAGGTAAAGAGTGCACCAAAAGGATTCAGCAAAGAAGATCCCAACATTGACCTTTTGCGATATAAGCAATTCCTTTTCAGAAAGTCATTTACGGACAAGGAAGTGCAAAGTGATCAAGCCGCTCAATTGATCAGTGACGGCTTCAAAGCCTACCGACCTTTCTTCGATGCAATGAGTGAGATCCTTACCACAGATTTGAATGGGATTTCGTTGCTTGATCGGTAATTCTCCTTTGGTCGGAAGCTATACTCTCACCCCACCTCCAAGTGGCGTATTGGGTATTGCACCATCTACCCTACCTTGTTCTACCGGCATAGAAATAGTTTTCAAATGAGGTAATACATGCTTCGCAAAAAGCTCACACTCCTGCTTGTGCGGATAGCCCGAAAAGATGAACGAACGAATCCCCATGTCCATGTACCTATTTATTTTGGCGATGATCTGATCAGGGGTACCGACTAATGCCGCGCCACAGCCGGACCTTCCTTTTCCGATACCGGTCCAGACATTATCTTCAATATACCCATCATCTTTAGCGATTTTACGCATTTCGGCTTGTCTGCTTACTCCGTAGGATTTGGCATCCAGTGCACGGTTGCGCAATTCTTCGCCTTGCTCAATGTCCAGTTTTGAGATGATACTGTCTGCGTAGGCTTTTGCCTCTTCTTCTGTTTCACGAACTACTACATGTATCCTCAAACCAAAATCGACCTTTCGACCATAACCTGCCGCTTTCTCGCTCATGTTTCGCATCAGCCCCTGAAGGTTTTCCTCCGTTTCCGGCCACATCAGGTAAACATCACAATGCTCTGCGCAAAGGTCTACCGCAGGTGGCGAATACCCTCCAAAATAAAGTAACGGTCCTCCTTTTTGGTAGGGCTTTACGGGATTGGTAGGTAGCTTAATATCGTAAAACTGTCCTTTGAAATTGATCTCTTCTTGCGTCCAGGCCTGCTTTAGGATCTGGATCACTTCTCTGGATCGTTCATAACGATCTTCAGAAGAAAGATCCGTTCCCGGTAAATTGGAAGAAATGATATTGATGGTCAATCGCCCTTCCAGGATATGATCTAACGTGGCAATCGCCCTTGCCAACATGGGTGGATGCACCTCTCCACATCGGATGGCCGCTAATAGATTAATTTGCTCTGTCAATGGCGCCACAGCCGATGCAAACGTCAAGGTATCCTGCCCTACCTGATAAGATGACGGGCAGAGGATGTTTCGAAAACCTGCTTTGTCCGCAGTAAGGAGGATCTCTGACGTATTTTTCCAATTACTTTTAAAATCCATGCTGCGCTCACCCAGGTAGCGATCATCGCCATCGCATATTGGAGCAAACCAGGAAACTTCAGCTGCGTCTAGTGATTCAGATCGGATTTGTATACCGTTTGAACTCATGCCTTTTAAACTATACTTGTAATTACTTTATGCTATTTCTTCTCCAGTTGCTGCTTGCCACAAGCTATACCATTCCTCGTGCGTGAGTTGAATCCTCTGGGCATCTTTTGCCGCCTTGATCCGATCAATTTTTGAGGTCCCTAAAACGGGAATTATGCCCGATGGATGCTTCTTTAACCAGGCAAGGAGGACTTGATCCATCTGCGCATTGTACTTTGTGGCCAGGGCTTTTGTCATGTCTTGTAGTGCTTTGATCTGATCGTTGACCGGCTCCTGGAATAACGCGCCGCCACCAAGTGGTGACCAGGCCATAGGGATTATTTTCTTGGAGATACACTGATCAAGAACGCCATTGTCAAAAGCCAGCCGGTTTTGAATGGAGATTTCCACTTGATTGGTGGCCAAAGAAAAATAATCGTTCAGTAAATTGAACTGAGAAACGGAAAAGTTGGAAACGCCAAAACTGAGTACTTTTCCTTCTTGCTTCAACTGGGTAAAAACCTCCGCTACTTCTTCCGGGTCCAATAAATAATCAGGTCGGTGTAGTAGCAAAAGGTCCAGATAATCTGTTTGTAAATACTTTAGTGAGTTTTCTACTGACAACCGAATATGGTTCGCACTGGAATCATATGACTTAAATTGATGATCGGGTCGATTTGGGGCCACCATTTTGATCCCGCATTTGGTGATCAACCGCATCTGCTCTCTCAAATGAGGTTGTTGCTGCAATACCTTACCGAAATCTCCCTCGGTGGTATAATCACCATAAATATCTGCGTGATCAAAATCTTTCAAATCAAGCTCCAGGCAATCCTTAATGAAAGCTTCCATCTGACCCGTCGTAAATTGTTGTCCCCATTTACCGATACGCATGGCACCAATTATAAACGGCGAAACGGATGCTTTTGAAATACTCATATGAACAATACTCTCTTACAATTCTGGAGTAAACATAATGAATTTATTCACCATGTAAACGTTTACATATCCACACAATAAGAAGCCGATTTCTTCCATTCACTAATTCCTGAATAAAAAGAATGAACTGGTCTATGACCAGATTAAAGTAGCATTGAGTCTTAGGCAAGAAGAGTTCATGAATTGAACCTGAAGGTTTAGAACAATCACTCGGTAGAATTACGCAGAATCATCCTGGGAAGTAATACTTGCTGTGCGCAAATAACCTCCTCTGCCTCTATTTGATTGAGCAGTGTCTCGGCAGCCAACTGCCCCATTTGATCACAATTTTGATCAATCGTAGATAAACGAGGAGTTACATGAGCTGAAAAGTCCGCGTTTCCGAAACCGATCACTTTCACTTGGTCCGGCACACGAACATCCAGTTGCTTTAAAACATCGAGTAAATAAAGTGCATGCACATCTCCATGAGCAAAGAATCCATCTATGTCAGGATACTGTTCAAATAGTTGCTCGATCAGTATTTTGTTGGTGGACATGTCCTCGTTGAACTCGATCGACTGCCCGAATACTCCGGATTGCTGACTTACAGCCTCTTCAAACCCTTTCTTACGGGCATTAAAGATAGGAACGCTTGAATGGCCTGCGATGTGAACAAGCTGCCTACATCTTTTATCTATCAGGTGTTGTGTGGCCATAAAAGCTCCTTTGTGGTCATCCAATAGCACTGAATTGATCTGATCCAGGCCCTCTGGCATCCGATCAAAGAATACGAATGGGATCTTGCGATCAATCATTTTCCTGGTCTGACCAAAATCACCCTTTTCTTTAGCGACCGACATCAAGACACCATCTACATTCAATCTTTGAAATGAAGAAAGCACATCGTTTTGACTTTCAGCAGATTCATGTGACTGGGCGATGATCAGGTTATAACCCCGACATTTCAACTTCTTCTCAATCCCATTGATGATCGCCGCAAAAAAGGTATTGCCGATCTCAGGAACAACGACGCCAATGATCTTGCTCTTCCCACTTCTTAAGGCCGCAGCAACAATGTTGTGTTGATAATCCATCTCTTTGGCCACCTTGAGGACTTTATTCCTTGTTTTAGGTTTTACCAAAGGGCTATTATTGAATACCCTGGAGACCGTAGCAACGGAAAGCCCAGCCTTTTTGGCAATGTCTTTAATATTAGCCATAGAAATAGATGCGGCTAAAATACAAGGATTTCCAAAAGCAACGTGGTAACGTTTAATTACAGGACATCAACAAATATTCGGTAGTATTTTACTCTTCAAGTCCTTTCTACCAGTAATCGGCAGCACAGGAAACCACCTTCAGAAATGTTGATTTCAGAAACTAAAAACCATTAAGAATGGCTTACTTTCCAAACTGGAAGAAAGACAAATCCACTGAAATCAGGAGGGATTAACCTTTTTTGTAAGTTTCGTTGATCTGTTTGGCAGTGGCTGCCAACTCCTCTGGGGACAATGACAACTTCAAACGAGTAAAGTTCATGTCATCAATACTATTCATGGGGATCAGGTGTACATGAGCGTGCGGCACTTCCAGGCCGATCACACTCACACCTATTCTTTCACAATCAATCACCGACTCGATTGCTTTGGCTACACCTTTCGAAAAGACCATAATTTTAGACAAAACCTCATCATCCAGATCAAAGAGGTAATCCACTTCTACTTTCGGAATGACCAGAGTGTGGCCTTCAGCAAGTGGATTTATATCTAAAAAAGCCAGAAACTCGTCATTCTCTGCAACGATGTGTGCAGGAATTTCCCGATTGATGATCTTAGTGAAGATGCTTGCCATGATCGTCTTTGATGGTTTGTATTAGATCAGAAAGATATATCTAAGATCTCAAATTCCAACATGCCTGCCGGCGCTTTGATCTCCGCTTTATCTCCAACTTTTTTACCAATCAATCCCGAACCGATCGGCGATTTCACAGAAATTTTATTGGCTTTGAGATCCGCTTCTTCTTCCGCCACCAGTAGATATTTTACTTCCATACCGTTCTTGGTGTTCTTAATGGTCACATTCGAAAGAATGCCCACTTTAGAATTATCCAGACTGGATTCATCAATGATCCGTGCATTGGCTACCAGGTTCTCCAACTTGGAGATTTTCAATTCCATCAGGCCCTGTGCATCCTTTGCCGCATCATATTCGGCGTTTTCACTTAAATCACCTTTATCACGTGCCTCGGCGATCTGCTTCGCCATATCTGCCCTTCCGCGTGTCTTGAGATCCTGGAGTTCGTCTTTCAACTTCTGCAAACCCTCCTTCGTGTAATAACTATACGCCATTTTCAAATGCTTTCTATCCCTTAAAACAAAAAATAACGGTCCCGTTCGGGACCGTTTTATTATCATATCTCTTGATATGAGGACACAAATATAGCAAAAACAGGCTGCTTCACCAATACTATTATCGTCAGAAGCTGAGGTTCGTACCCACAGAATCTTGTTGGCTAAAGCCCAAAAAATGTGGATAAAACCGTGTATATGCACAGTATTCCTAACAAAACCGGAATTACGTAAGTCATGGAAAAATGCAGATAGCGTTGATAAAATGATCCGTGATATCCCGGATATCCTTTACTGAGCTCCTCATCCAAATGACGCTTTTTCCAAACGAATACTGCAAAGCAAACCATCAAGCAACCACCCAGGGGCAGGAAAGTATCGTTTGCTAAATTGAGCATGAAGTCCATAAAATTGGTGGCTTGCTCTGCTCCCATATATTGAATGAATTCTCCAAAGTAATCAGAGGCTCCCTGACTCAGCAAGGACGGAATTCCTACGAGAAAAACAACAAATGCGACCAGCCAGGTGGCTTTCTCCCGCTTAAGCTTTGTGGCCTGAGTCACGTAAGACACAGGAACTTCCAGCAAGGAAATGGTGCTGGTCAGTGCCGCAAAACACAAGAGCAGAAAAAAAGCTGTTCCTACAAACTGACCAGTCCCACCACCAATGGTTCCAAAAATGGCTGGAATGGTAACGAAAATGAGTTCTGGCCCACGACTCACTCCCTCCATCGTACCACCGGACATATGACCAATGAGTGGAAAAATCATCAAGCCGGCCAATAGTGCAATCCCAACATCGGCCAATGTGATCAATGAGGCAGACTTCAGCAGGTTATCTGTGCTTCGGACGTAACTCCCATAGGTAATCAATGCACCCATGCCAAGCGAAAGGGAAAAGAAAGCTTGTCCCATGGCATTGTAAATCACTTTCCCTTCTAATGACGAAAACTTAGGCAATAAATAAAATTGCAATCCTGCCATCGCATCTTCCAGTGTCAATGCATACGCAGCCACTCCGATGATCATGAGGATAAGTACAGGCATCAAGACTTTCGCTACCCGCTCTATCCCTTTGGCAATTCCTCTGGAAACGAAGAAGGAGGTCACGCTCATGAACAATAAGCCATAGAGCCCAATTCTGACATAGTCCGCGGTGTACTCGTCAAATGATTGGGTGATTTGGAAATTCCCACGAACCATCTCGAAGATGTAACCGAAAGCCCAGCCCGCAATCACGTTGTAATACGAGAGAATCACTACTCCAGAAAGGAGTCCTAAAAAACCAATGAACCGCCACTTCGGGAAACCCAGTACCTTAAAAGCATGGACCGGGTTACTCCCGGATTTTCTACCAATGGCGATTTCTACCAACATGACCGGAAGGCACAACGTGAAACAAAAAAACAGATAGACCAGCACAAAAAGTGCTCCTCCACCTTGTCCTACTTCATAGGGGAATCCCCATATATTTCCGA
Coding sequences within:
- a CDS encoding LacI family DNA-binding transcriptional regulator, with amino-acid sequence MANIKDIAKKAGLSVATVSRVFNNSPLVKPKTRNKVLKVAKEMDYQHNIVAAALRSGKSKIIGVVVPEIGNTFFAAIINGIEKKLKCRGYNLIIAQSHESAESQNDVLSSFQRLNVDGVLMSVAKEKGDFGQTRKMIDRKIPFVFFDRMPEGLDQINSVLLDDHKGAFMATQHLIDKRCRQLVHIAGHSSVPIFNARKKGFEEAVSQQSGVFGQSIEFNEDMSTNKILIEQLFEQYPDIDGFFAHGDVHALYLLDVLKQLDVRVPDQVKVIGFGNADFSAHVTPRLSTIDQNCDQMGQLAAETLLNQIEAEEVICAQQVLLPRMILRNSTE
- a CDS encoding HIT family protein is translated as MASIFTKIINREIPAHIVAENDEFLAFLDINPLAEGHTLVIPKVEVDYLFDLDDEVLSKIMVFSKGVAKAIESVIDCERIGVSVIGLEVPHAHVHLIPMNSIDDMNFTRLKLSLSPEELAATAKQINETYKKG
- a CDS encoding aldo/keto reductase, with amino-acid sequence MSISKASVSPFIIGAMRIGKWGQQFTTGQMEAFIKDCLELDLKDFDHADIYGDYTTEGDFGKVLQQQPHLREQMRLITKCGIKMVAPNRPDHQFKSYDSSANHIRLSVENSLKYLQTDYLDLLLLHRPDYLLDPEEVAEVFTQLKQEGKVLSFGVSNFSVSQFNLLNDYFSLATNQVEISIQNRLAFDNGVLDQCISKKIIPMAWSPLGGGALFQEPVNDQIKALQDMTKALATKYNAQMDQVLLAWLKKHPSGIIPVLGTSKIDRIKAAKDAQRIQLTHEEWYSLWQAATGEEIA
- a CDS encoding DUF2461 domain-containing protein, producing the protein MSLQTTFAFLNEIKDNNNREWFNANKSTFQEAQTEVKTYVKQLEEAMLTHDTLETAKTKIFRIYKDVRFSKDKTPYKTSWNISFKRLGADLRGGYYLQLKPGNNYIAGGFFGPNPQDLLHIRKHISQDAEFLREAIAATSKNLGNMEGDQVKSAPKGFSKEDPNIDLLRYKQFLFRKSFTDKEVQSDQAAQLISDGFKAYRPFFDAMSEILTTDLNGISLLDR
- a CDS encoding DUF3124 domain-containing protein — protein: MSLVSCQTNNPNLNEKGQDELSARKIDTPIQQSEVEFDGTYYVPIYSDIYVGDNIPKELLAATLSLRNTSFTDTLFISKIDYYNTDGQLVKSFVDQQIAISPMATVNYVIDRDDDTGGSGAHFVVDIHARSPEVKPLVQAIMVGEYSNKAFAFESDGYLIPK
- a CDS encoding sodium-dependent transporter, whose product is MKAKDQFSGSLGFVVAAAGSAVGLGNIWGFPYEVGQGGGALFVLVYLFFCFTLCLPVMLVEIAIGRKSGSNPVHAFKVLGFPKWRFIGFLGLLSGVVILSYYNVIAGWAFGYIFEMVRGNFQITQSFDEYTADYVRIGLYGLLFMSVTSFFVSRGIAKGIERVAKVLMPVLILMIIGVAAYALTLEDAMAGLQFYLLPKFSSLEGKVIYNAMGQAFFSLSLGMGALITYGSYVRSTDNLLKSASLITLADVGIALLAGLMIFPLIGHMSGGTMEGVSRGPELIFVTIPAIFGTIGGGTGQFVGTAFFLLLCFAALTSTISLLEVPVSYVTQATKLKREKATWLVAFVVFLVGIPSLLSQGASDYFGEFIQYMGAEQATNFMDFMLNLANDTFLPLGGCLMVCFAVFVWKKRHLDEELSKGYPGYHGSFYQRYLHFSMTYVIPVLLGILCIYTVLSTFFGL
- a CDS encoding LLM class flavin-dependent oxidoreductase — its product is MSSNGIQIRSESLDAAEVSWFAPICDGDDRYLGERSMDFKSNWKNTSEILLTADKAGFRNILCPSSYQVGQDTLTFASAVAPLTEQINLLAAIRCGEVHPPMLARAIATLDHILEGRLTINIISSNLPGTDLSSEDRYERSREVIQILKQAWTQEEINFKGQFYDIKLPTNPVKPYQKGGPLLYFGGYSPPAVDLCAEHCDVYLMWPETEENLQGLMRNMSEKAAGYGRKVDFGLRIHVVVRETEEEAKAYADSIISKLDIEQGEELRNRALDAKSYGVSRQAEMRKIAKDDGYIEDNVWTGIGKGRSGCGAALVGTPDQIIAKINRYMDMGIRSFIFSGYPHKQECELFAKHVLPHLKTISMPVEQGRVDGAIPNTPLGGGVRV
- the greA gene encoding transcription elongation factor GreA; translated protein: MAYSYYTKEGLQKLKDELQDLKTRGRADMAKQIAEARDKGDLSENAEYDAAKDAQGLMELKISKLENLVANARIIDESSLDNSKVGILSNVTIKNTKNGMEVKYLLVAEEEADLKANKISVKSPIGSGLIGKKVGDKAEIKAPAGMLEFEILDISF